One genomic segment of Petrotoga sp. 9PWA.NaAc.5.4 includes these proteins:
- the ybeY gene encoding rRNA maturation RNase YbeY, with protein MRVNIINQQEIKKINSKKIKEIVKSILIKEIGDKKSEINILIADDETIKNYNKYRGKDEPTDVLSFAYGLSQSIIGDIVISVESIERQAGDFGNTFEEEFFYILIHGVLHIIGYDHEVSEEEAKKMFKIQDEYFERLVKRR; from the coding sequence ATGAGGGTAAATATAATTAATCAGCAAGAGATCAAAAAAATAAATTCAAAAAAAATCAAAGAAATAGTAAAATCAATTTTAATAAAAGAAATTGGAGATAAAAAATCAGAAATAAATATATTAATAGCTGACGATGAAACGATTAAAAATTATAATAAGTATAGAGGAAAAGATGAACCTACAGATGTATTATCTTTTGCTTATGGATTAAGCCAATCTATCATAGGAGATATAGTTATATCTGTTGAAAGTATAGAAAGGCAAGCAGGTGATTTTGGTAATACCTTTGAAGAAGAATTTTTCTACATACTCATTCATGGAGTTCTTCATATTATAGGTTACGATCATGAAGTTTCTGAAGAAGAGGCAAAAAAAATGTTTAAAATTCAGGATGAATATTTTGAAAGATTAGTAAAGAGGAGGTAG
- a CDS encoding response regulator transcription factor yields the protein MKILVVEDEEKLANIIKRGLTEEGYCVDVAYDGESGEDYAKFAPYDLIILDIMLPKKDGITLCKNLREEGINVPILMLTAKDSIEDRVKGLDSGADDYLVKPFDFNELFARVRSLLRRESFTKNPKLQVGDLVLDTLTREVWKGDKKIKLTPKEYNILEYFMRNPKIVVTRTMLEEKMWDLDFEGSSNVIDVYIRRLRKKIDDKDGSIIETVRGAGYRLRAS from the coding sequence ATGAAAATTTTGGTGGTTGAAGATGAAGAAAAGCTTGCCAATATAATAAAAAGAGGCCTTACAGAGGAAGGATATTGTGTAGATGTTGCTTATGATGGAGAATCAGGAGAAGATTACGCAAAATTTGCTCCATATGACTTAATTATTTTAGATATTATGTTACCAAAAAAAGATGGAATAACTTTATGTAAAAATTTAAGAGAAGAAGGAATAAATGTTCCGATATTAATGCTCACAGCAAAAGATAGTATAGAAGACAGAGTAAAAGGACTTGATTCTGGTGCAGATGATTATCTCGTAAAACCATTTGATTTTAATGAATTATTCGCACGTGTAAGATCTTTACTAAGGAGGGAATCTTTTACTAAAAATCCAAAATTGCAAGTTGGAGACTTAGTTTTGGATACTTTAACCAGAGAAGTATGGAAAGGAGATAAGAAGATAAAATTGACACCTAAAGAGTATAATATATTAGAATATTTTATGAGAAATCCAAAAATAGTTGTAACTAGAACTATGTTGGAAGAAAAGATGTGGGATCTTGACTTTGAAGGTAGTTCAAACGTTATAGATGTGTATATACGAAGATTAAGGAAAAAGATTGATGACAAAGATGGAAGTATTATAGAAACTGTAAGAGGAGCTGGTTACAGGTTAAGAGCATCCTAA
- a CDS encoding NADH-dependent [FeFe] hydrogenase, group A6: MKVKINNREYEFDKEMSILDAVKSAHIKIPTLCYSEKLEPFGSCRLCSVEVKGERTLKPACVTKITDGMEIFTHSEKVRKTRKTIMELIVASHGITCNLNCLTCSKSNSCEIKEIAGEIGITEIRVPPISNGLAEDKSSYSIVREPQKCIVCNRCVRKCAEVQSVNILTIANRGPNTYVTTFMDKGMGNVDCTNCGQCILECPTGALHEVYHTEQVWNVLSDKDKFVIVQTAPAVRVAIAEEFGAEPGRITTKQMVAGLRLLGFDKVFDTNFSADLTIMEEANEFIERFKDGGKLPLFTSCSPGWIKFIEHNYPEFIDNLSTCKSPQQMFGAIAKTYYANKIGVPREKMVVVSIMPCTAKKFERVRPEMKGDVDYVLTTRELAKMFKLAGIDLLNLPAEDYDIPLGISSGAAAIFGATGGVMEAALRTAYEAITGKELEKLDFESVRGIKGIKEATIAIDGIKVNVAVVNGLGNARKVLEMIKNGEKEYHFVEFMACPGGCIGGGGQPIPTNNEILLKRMEAIYEVDKSLPIRKSHENPAVKALYEEFLGEPLSEKSHELLHTTYVARS, encoded by the coding sequence ATGAAAGTTAAAATAAATAATAGAGAATATGAATTTGACAAGGAAATGAGTATTTTAGATGCAGTAAAAAGTGCCCACATAAAAATTCCGACGCTTTGTTATTCAGAAAAACTCGAACCTTTTGGTAGTTGTCGATTATGTTCCGTAGAAGTGAAAGGTGAAAGAACATTAAAACCCGCATGTGTTACAAAAATAACAGATGGAATGGAAATTTTTACGCATTCAGAAAAAGTTAGAAAAACAAGGAAGACAATCATGGAATTAATAGTTGCTTCACATGGTATCACTTGTAATTTGAATTGTTTGACTTGTTCAAAGTCTAACAGTTGTGAAATAAAAGAAATAGCGGGAGAAATTGGTATAACAGAAATAAGGGTACCGCCAATTTCTAATGGGCTTGCAGAAGATAAAAGTAGCTATTCAATAGTGCGGGAGCCTCAAAAATGTATTGTTTGTAATAGATGTGTGAGAAAATGTGCAGAAGTTCAGTCAGTTAATATATTAACAATTGCTAACAGAGGTCCTAATACTTATGTAACAACGTTCATGGATAAAGGTATGGGAAACGTTGATTGTACAAATTGTGGTCAATGCATATTAGAATGTCCTACAGGAGCTTTACACGAGGTATACCATACAGAACAAGTATGGAATGTACTCTCTGACAAAGACAAATTTGTTATTGTACAAACAGCTCCTGCTGTAAGAGTCGCAATTGCTGAAGAGTTTGGAGCTGAACCAGGTCGTATTACTACAAAACAGATGGTTGCTGGATTGAGACTGTTGGGATTCGATAAAGTTTTTGATACTAATTTTTCAGCCGATCTTACTATTATGGAAGAAGCAAATGAATTTATAGAAAGATTTAAAGATGGTGGTAAACTTCCGCTTTTCACATCTTGTAGTCCTGGATGGATAAAATTTATAGAACACAATTATCCTGAGTTTATAGATAATCTTTCAACTTGCAAATCTCCTCAACAAATGTTCGGTGCGATTGCCAAAACATATTACGCAAATAAGATAGGAGTGCCAAGAGAAAAAATGGTTGTTGTTTCAATAATGCCTTGTACAGCAAAAAAATTTGAAAGAGTAAGACCCGAAATGAAGGGTGATGTTGATTACGTTCTAACTACAAGAGAACTCGCAAAGATGTTCAAATTAGCAGGAATAGATTTGCTGAATCTTCCAGCCGAAGATTACGATATTCCATTAGGAATATCTTCAGGAGCAGCTGCGATTTTTGGTGCCACCGGAGGTGTTATGGAAGCAGCTTTAAGAACGGCTTATGAAGCAATAACCGGCAAAGAATTAGAAAAGTTAGATTTTGAATCGGTAAGAGGCATTAAAGGGATAAAAGAAGCAACGATTGCAATAGATGGTATAAAAGTAAACGTAGCCGTAGTAAATGGCTTAGGGAATGCGAGGAAAGTTCTTGAAATGATTAAAAATGGAGAAAAAGAATATCATTTTGTTGAATTCATGGCTTGTCCAGGTGGATGTATAGGAGGCGGAGGACAGCCTATCCCGACAAACAACGAAATACTCTTAAAGAGAATGGAAGCAATATATGAAGTTGACAAATCTCTTCCTATACGAAAGTCTCACGAAAATCCAGCTGTTAAAGCATTATATGAAGAATTTTTAGGAGAACCTCTAAGTGAGAAGTCACACGAGTTATTACATACTACATATGTAGCAAGAAGTTAA
- a CDS encoding cell wall metabolism sensor histidine kinase WalK, which yields MLILLLIFGLTSYYALSHSLFDNIDNLLLNRMEDLKNILGNADNIENIESISRLPNEMIYIYNLNGNLIRFYGFFVELKNVSQIIQKVANGESFFFTTTTNFNWTGRFYASGIEIEDGSSIVIIIGRFIDEINDVLSRLQMILISTGVLVTLLGGIGGLFFANRSLKPVDKIINIAQNIEENNLNERIEIKSEDELGRLAATLNQMISRLEKAFEQQKQFTADVSHDLRTPLSIIQAEASLSLNKDRSAQEYRKSLELIQEEVLYMSNIIDKLLFLARSDNKTQLYNFAQTELKDLILEVMRKVEPLYKKKGLDLKINKLEDLVVKGDREKLKEALLNILDNSLKYTEKGTVSISLFKKSAFAVLSISDTGQGIPEQNLPHIFDRFYRVDKARTHSEKSTGLGLAIVKEIVEAHGGKIKVESKVGEGSTFSIFLPLLK from the coding sequence ATGTTAATATTACTGCTTATATTTGGGCTGACTTCTTATTATGCCTTAAGTCATAGTCTTTTTGACAATATAGACAATTTGCTGTTAAATCGTATGGAAGATTTAAAAAATATTTTAGGCAACGCTGATAATATAGAAAATATAGAAAGTATAAGTCGTCTTCCAAATGAAATGATATATATATATAATTTAAATGGTAATTTAATAAGATTTTATGGCTTTTTTGTAGAATTAAAGAATGTATCACAGATTATTCAGAAAGTTGCTAACGGGGAAAGTTTTTTCTTTACCACAACTACTAATTTTAATTGGACTGGAAGATTTTATGCATCGGGAATAGAAATAGAAGATGGTTCATCGATAGTTATAATCATTGGAAGATTCATAGACGAAATAAACGATGTTTTATCTCGTTTGCAAATGATTTTGATATCAACAGGAGTTTTAGTAACATTATTGGGGGGAATAGGAGGATTATTTTTCGCAAATCGTTCTTTAAAACCTGTCGATAAGATCATAAATATCGCTCAAAATATAGAAGAGAATAATTTGAATGAAAGAATAGAGATAAAGAGCGAAGATGAATTGGGAAGATTGGCTGCCACTCTTAATCAAATGATTTCAAGGTTAGAAAAAGCTTTTGAGCAACAAAAACAATTTACAGCAGATGTTTCTCATGATTTAAGAACTCCTCTTTCTATAATTCAAGCTGAAGCGAGTTTATCTTTAAACAAAGATAGATCTGCACAAGAATATAGGAAATCTTTGGAACTAATTCAAGAAGAAGTATTATATATGTCTAATATTATAGACAAATTGCTTTTTTTGGCAAGAAGCGACAATAAAACTCAATTATATAATTTTGCACAGACGGAATTGAAAGATTTGATCTTAGAAGTTATGAGGAAAGTCGAACCTTTATATAAAAAAAAGGGCTTAGATTTGAAAATCAATAAATTAGAGGATTTAGTTGTAAAAGGCGATAGGGAAAAATTAAAAGAAGCGCTTTTGAATATTCTTGATAATTCGTTAAAATATACCGAAAAAGGAACAGTTTCTATTTCACTTTTTAAGAAAAGTGCGTTTGCGGTGCTATCTATTTCAGATACAGGTCAAGGAATACCAGAGCAAAATTTACCACATATATTTGATCGTTTCTATCGTGTTGATAAAGCTCGCACTCACAGTGAGAAAAGTACGGGGTTGGGATTAGCAATAGTTAAGGAGATTGTTGAAGCTCACGGAGGAAAAATAAAAGTTGAAAGCAAAGTCGGTGAAGGAAGTACGTTCTCAATATTTTTACCATTATTAAAATAA
- a CDS encoding NAD(P)H-dependent oxidoreductase subunit E codes for MEKYYEKELLEELHDVQETYGFISEEDILRISKKRNIPKAHLYGVISFYSMFHLEPTGKYIIRICDSVSCRLNNSVELLKTLKEYLNVEENQTTKDKKFTLEVVECLGHCDEGPVMMVNDTYYTHLTTNKVIKILDSLE; via the coding sequence GTGGAAAAATATTATGAAAAAGAGTTACTTGAGGAATTGCATGATGTTCAGGAAACGTACGGTTTTATTTCTGAAGAAGACATTTTAAGAATTTCCAAAAAAAGGAACATACCAAAAGCCCATTTATACGGCGTTATAAGTTTCTACTCCATGTTTCATTTAGAGCCTACAGGTAAGTACATTATTCGAATATGTGACAGTGTATCTTGTAGATTGAATAATTCTGTAGAATTGCTAAAAACTCTTAAAGAATATCTTAACGTAGAAGAGAATCAAACAACGAAAGACAAAAAATTTACATTAGAGGTTGTTGAATGTTTAGGTCATTGTGATGAAGGTCCAGTTATGATGGTAAATGATACTTATTATACCCACTTAACTACTAATAAAGTTATAAAAATACTTGATTCTCTGGAATAG
- a CDS encoding PepSY domain-containing protein: MQKKTLGIMILVVLLAGSFIFAQLPEQPPVGEPPMSPEVPAPIKEVSKLPIDQLIEIVKSTRLGYSIVSIKSDKGVFGRDKGSYTFILDDGTEITIDKVTGEILNTKEGKGLDEETLGILAIVTVPLEDAVKTSSEAFPDNKLISVTLKVNELGNPIYEIEFDNINVQVDASTGQIIFPEGVAPTPQETLIEDFFEMPLEPSTPLEAPTEEETPMDEIFPPENTENF, from the coding sequence ATGCAAAAGAAGACATTAGGTATCATGATACTCGTAGTTCTTTTGGCAGGTAGTTTTATTTTTGCACAGCTACCAGAACAACCTCCAGTAGGAGAACCTCCTATGTCGCCAGAAGTCCCAGCTCCTATAAAAGAAGTTTCAAAATTGCCCATTGATCAACTCATAGAAATTGTTAAGAGTACAAGGCTTGGTTATTCTATTGTATCGATAAAGAGTGACAAAGGGGTATTTGGAAGAGATAAAGGTTCTTATACTTTTATACTTGATGATGGGACCGAAATTACAATAGATAAAGTAACAGGAGAAATATTAAATACAAAAGAAGGGAAAGGACTTGACGAAGAAACTTTAGGAATTTTAGCTATAGTAACAGTACCTTTAGAAGATGCTGTAAAAACGAGTTCAGAGGCTTTTCCGGATAACAAATTAATATCAGTTACACTAAAAGTAAATGAGCTGGGCAACCCCATTTATGAAATAGAATTTGACAACATAAATGTCCAAGTAGATGCTTCAACAGGTCAAATCATATTTCCTGAAGGAGTAGCGCCTACGCCACAAGAGACTCTCATAGAAGATTTTTTTGAAATGCCTTTAGAACCATCGACACCATTGGAGGCTCCTACTGAAGAAGAAACTCCTATGGATGAAATATTTCCTCCCGAAAACACCGAAAACTTCTAA
- a CDS encoding PspC domain-containing protein, which translates to MKRLYRSRKNKVLAGVCGGIGEYFEIDPVLVRLIWIVFSLLWGFGILLYIIAILVIPLEPKDSVYSENEQQNDNTETEHHKHIQELEDSDRKTILILIAALLIVVGILIVLSMVISSTFFFRNFVKIVLSVLLIGIGAYLISKSRTKK; encoded by the coding sequence ATGAAAAGACTGTATAGATCAAGAAAAAACAAAGTATTAGCCGGAGTTTGCGGAGGAATTGGAGAATATTTTGAAATTGATCCCGTTCTTGTTAGGCTTATTTGGATCGTATTTTCTTTACTTTGGGGTTTTGGAATTTTGTTATATATAATCGCTATTCTTGTTATTCCCTTAGAACCTAAAGATTCTGTTTATTCTGAAAATGAACAACAAAATGATAATACAGAAACCGAACATCATAAACATATTCAGGAATTAGAAGATTCAGACAGAAAAACAATTTTGATTTTAATTGCAGCTCTACTTATTGTCGTAGGAATACTTATTGTGCTAAGTATGGTAATTTCTTCAACTTTCTTTTTTAGGAATTTTGTCAAAATTGTTTTGAGCGTTTTATTAATTGGAATAGGAGCTTATTTAATATCAAAGTCCAGAACGAAAAAATAA
- a CDS encoding DUF1015 domain-containing protein has protein sequence MAIIRPFKALRPFKGIEQCFSCPPYDVLEEDEVKEIIKRNPNSFLKVTRAEVEVKDNPKEDPYEKAKENFQSFLERGSIVQDDEEAFYIYQEIWQGISQTGFFATVSVEEYKKGIIKKHELTRKDKEDDRTNHILNLKAQTGPVFLSFKSKIEIKNLINSLIQNKQPLYNFCDENNINHKLWKISEKENIEKLKKSFEEIDYLYIVDGHHRAAAASRVQEIMREKDPSYDENEPYNFFMAAIFPHDELRILPYHRIVKDLNGLKEEEFLKKLETYFKIEKAPHPHYSPEEMHTFGMYLRKEWYKLTFKGQLSNDPVENLDVQILQKYILEPVLSIEDPRSDPKIYFIGGIKGIGELEKWVDEKGWKVAFSMYPTQMNQLFEVADSNKIMPPKSTWFEPKLRSGLLIHKIS, from the coding sequence GTGGCAATTATTAGACCTTTTAAAGCTTTACGACCTTTTAAAGGAATAGAACAATGTTTTTCGTGTCCTCCATACGATGTTCTTGAAGAAGATGAAGTAAAAGAAATTATAAAAAGAAACCCCAATTCGTTTCTAAAAGTAACGAGGGCTGAAGTTGAAGTAAAAGATAATCCTAAAGAAGATCCTTACGAAAAAGCCAAAGAGAATTTTCAGTCTTTTTTAGAAAGAGGTTCTATAGTACAAGACGATGAAGAAGCATTTTATATTTATCAAGAGATATGGCAAGGCATTTCCCAGACGGGATTTTTTGCGACAGTGAGTGTTGAAGAATATAAAAAAGGAATAATAAAAAAACACGAGTTAACAAGGAAAGATAAAGAAGATGATAGAACAAATCATATACTGAATTTAAAAGCCCAAACAGGACCTGTCTTTTTATCTTTCAAAAGTAAAATAGAAATAAAGAACTTAATAAATTCTCTTATTCAAAATAAGCAACCACTTTATAATTTTTGTGATGAAAATAACATAAATCATAAACTCTGGAAAATATCAGAAAAAGAAAACATTGAAAAATTGAAAAAATCTTTCGAAGAGATAGATTATTTATATATCGTTGATGGACATCATAGAGCTGCAGCAGCTTCCCGAGTACAAGAAATAATGAGAGAAAAAGATCCTTCCTACGATGAAAATGAACCGTATAATTTCTTTATGGCCGCCATCTTTCCTCATGACGAACTGCGAATCCTTCCTTACCATAGAATAGTAAAAGATCTAAATGGACTGAAAGAAGAAGAATTTTTGAAAAAATTAGAAACATATTTTAAAATTGAAAAAGCACCCCATCCTCATTATTCTCCTGAAGAAATGCATACTTTCGGCATGTATTTAAGAAAAGAATGGTATAAACTTACCTTTAAAGGACAATTAAGCAACGATCCCGTTGAAAACCTTGATGTACAAATACTGCAAAAATATATATTAGAACCTGTACTTTCAATAGAAGATCCTCGTAGTGACCCAAAAATATATTTCATTGGTGGTATAAAAGGTATAGGAGAATTGGAGAAATGGGTGGATGAAAAAGGTTGGAAAGTGGCATTTTCTATGTACCCAACTCAAATGAACCAGCTTTTTGAAGTAGCAGATTCTAACAAGATAATGCCTCCAAAATCCACATGGTTTGAACCAAAATTAAGGAGTGGTTTATTGATTCATAAAATCAGCTAA
- a CDS encoding HDIG domain-containing metalloprotein translates to MKNKYSFIKRRIKNRSNNEKNNIHNKYSGVVLRIFLFILLSIFTEILVYNRITFYFQISFNLVFLPLWFFIVELALRKNQLFKLHSKNYWAAFLTPLFLNIILNLLVYKYINIVAISTILSTLIVTLLINYEVGILAGFIFSVYFGILFGFDLKFMLFLFLPAFIVAFFSRKIKRRIEIILPFILASLTQMIFSYIININYSVFDYLIILEINFFSVLITMGILPFFEYMTRVYSEIGLLELGNLSNPLLKELSLKAPGTYYHSMIISNLAESATETINGNSTLARVSAYFHDIGKIWRPQFFSENQKVKNPHVNISPKLSSLILNNHVTYGIELAKKYRLPVLIEDIISQHQGTRVKQFFYNEYYQETGIKDSSMFRYPGPIPQFKESAVLMICDVSEAVTRSMQEINPIEINQKLDEIINSLFLEGQLDDCGLTLREIKKIKGRIVKTILEMNHKRISYPKIDVEELKE, encoded by the coding sequence ATGAAAAATAAATATTCATTTATAAAAAGACGTATAAAAAATAGATCCAATAATGAAAAGAATAATATTCATAATAAATATAGCGGAGTTGTTTTAAGAATATTTTTGTTCATTTTGTTATCTATTTTTACAGAAATTTTAGTTTATAATAGAATAACTTTTTATTTTCAAATTTCTTTTAATTTAGTTTTTTTACCGCTATGGTTTTTTATAGTAGAACTTGCTTTAAGAAAAAACCAATTGTTTAAATTACATTCTAAAAATTATTGGGCGGCTTTTTTAACGCCTCTTTTTTTAAATATTATTCTAAACTTATTGGTGTACAAATACATAAACATAGTAGCTATATCAACCATATTAAGTACTTTAATAGTAACTTTGCTTATAAATTATGAGGTCGGAATTTTAGCAGGATTTATATTTTCTGTATATTTTGGGATTTTATTTGGCTTTGATTTAAAATTCATGCTTTTTTTATTTTTGCCCGCATTTATCGTAGCTTTTTTTTCAAGAAAAATAAAAAGGAGAATAGAAATTATTTTACCTTTTATCTTAGCCTCGTTAACCCAAATGATTTTTTCTTATATAATTAATATTAATTATTCTGTATTTGATTATTTAATAATTTTGGAAATTAATTTCTTTAGTGTTCTAATAACAATGGGAATACTTCCTTTTTTTGAATACATGACCCGTGTTTACTCTGAAATAGGGTTATTAGAACTGGGAAATTTAAGTAATCCTCTTTTAAAGGAATTATCTTTAAAAGCACCTGGTACTTATTATCATAGTATGATCATTTCAAATCTTGCTGAAAGTGCCACCGAAACAATAAATGGGAATAGTACTTTAGCGAGAGTTTCAGCGTATTTTCACGATATTGGAAAAATATGGAGGCCACAATTTTTTTCAGAAAACCAAAAAGTTAAAAATCCACATGTTAATATAAGTCCCAAACTCAGCTCGCTTATTCTTAATAATCATGTTACATATGGAATAGAATTAGCAAAAAAATATCGTTTACCTGTTTTGATAGAAGATATAATTTCTCAACACCAGGGAACAAGAGTAAAACAGTTTTTTTATAATGAATATTATCAAGAAACAGGAATAAAGGATTCATCAATGTTTAGATATCCAGGTCCTATACCCCAATTTAAAGAATCTGCTGTCCTTATGATATGTGATGTGTCAGAAGCGGTAACTCGTTCTATGCAGGAGATAAATCCTATAGAAATTAATCAGAAACTGGATGAAATAATTAATTCGTTGTTTTTAGAAGGCCAGTTGGATGATTGTGGGCTAACATTACGGGAAATAAAAAAGATTAAAGGAAGAATAGTTAAAACTATTTTAGAAATGAATCATAAAAGGATAAGTTATCCAAAAATTGACGTAGAAGAATTAAAAGAATGA
- a CDS encoding NADH-quinone oxidoreductase subunit F, with protein MEKIFLKTDLGKSLENYDFPGLKRTLNMTPQQVISKIKESGLRGRGGAGFPTGIKWETVYNIQDEEKFVICNADEGEPGTFKDRFLMENLSFKVLEGIIISAYATGSKYGYIYIRGEYVKSIKIMRNAIEKLYEKNILGKNILNSDFSFDLKLVRGAGAYVCGDETSLINSIEGERGKSRIKPPLPVFEGLFGKPTVVNNVETLAAAAEIMKYEDNIYSEMGTERSRGTKLISISGDVNKPGVYEVEFGELSVKEIINELAGGVKGSGLGFVIPGGISTEVLTEEEIDVPYTYENLQKIGSNVGSGGMIVVSKDRNYLEIAKNVSDFFRDETCGTCFPCREGNKNINKIVTDIYRRGYPTSKEIEIISDIKGAVSSAARCGFGESSLNLILSLFDKFYNKKVTV; from the coding sequence ATGGAAAAAATATTTTTAAAAACTGATTTAGGAAAAAGTTTAGAAAATTATGATTTTCCTGGTTTAAAAAGAACTTTGAACATGACACCTCAACAAGTTATCAGTAAAATAAAAGAAAGTGGCTTAAGAGGAAGAGGCGGAGCAGGGTTTCCAACTGGTATAAAGTGGGAAACAGTTTACAATATCCAAGATGAAGAAAAGTTTGTTATTTGTAATGCCGATGAAGGAGAACCTGGGACTTTCAAAGACAGGTTTTTGATGGAAAATCTGTCTTTTAAAGTTTTAGAAGGCATCATAATTAGTGCGTATGCTACAGGATCGAAGTATGGTTACATATATATAAGAGGAGAATACGTTAAATCGATAAAGATTATGAGAAACGCCATAGAAAAATTATATGAAAAAAATATTCTCGGCAAAAACATTTTAAATTCAGATTTTTCATTTGATTTGAAACTTGTCAGAGGTGCTGGCGCTTATGTTTGTGGGGATGAAACATCGTTAATAAATTCTATTGAAGGTGAAAGAGGAAAATCAAGAATAAAGCCACCATTGCCTGTTTTTGAGGGACTTTTTGGTAAGCCCACAGTTGTAAATAACGTAGAAACTTTAGCTGCTGCAGCAGAAATTATGAAATATGAAGATAATATATATTCTGAAATGGGTACAGAAAGAAGCAGAGGAACTAAGTTAATTTCTATAAGCGGAGATGTTAATAAACCCGGTGTATACGAGGTAGAATTTGGAGAGTTAAGTGTTAAAGAAATAATAAACGAATTAGCTGGGGGAGTTAAAGGAAGTGGTTTAGGTTTTGTTATACCAGGAGGTATATCTACCGAAGTTTTAACAGAAGAAGAAATTGACGTTCCTTATACTTACGAAAATTTACAAAAAATTGGGAGTAATGTTGGATCTGGAGGCATGATTGTTGTTTCAAAAGATAGAAACTACTTAGAAATAGCTAAAAATGTATCTGATTTTTTTAGAGATGAAACTTGTGGAACTTGTTTTCCATGTAGAGAAGGTAATAAAAATATAAATAAAATTGTAACAGATATATACAGACGAGGATATCCAACTTCCAAAGAAATAGAAATAATCTCAGATATTAAAGGAGCTGTAAGTTCTGCCGCACGTTGTGGTTTTGGAGAATCATCATTAAACCTAATTTTATCACTCTTTGACAAATTCTATAACAAGAAGGTGACTGTATGA